The Cygnus olor isolate bCygOlo1 chromosome 2, bCygOlo1.pri.v2, whole genome shotgun sequence genome contains the following window.
ttgaacacttgcagggatggggcatccatagcttctctgggcagaAGTCCATCCCCAAATGACTGGACATTTCATGGCTTGTATGAGTGTATATTTGTACTGTACTTGTTGAAGAATTTTAGCTACTAATATGTAATCACTCCACACTTTACAAatgtggaagaagaaagttGAGTCGTTTAAGGTAACAGAAGTCTAGCGGAAAGATACTAAGTAAATCATGTATATCTTTAGTCAtaggatttctttcttaaatccAAAAAGTTTTGCTCCTACTTCAGGGAGCCATCTCTGATAAAAGCTTAAGAGACAGGAAGCTTGCTTACCCTTGGGACAAGATAGGATGCTAATTATTTGCACTGAAGGCTGTGTGTATATGTAGTGGGGCCATGTCTGTCTTCAAATGTGCTAGGTATTTTAGTTAAGGAGCAGTATTTAACTTTGAACAGGCATTGCATTGTTTCCTACTCAAAATAAATAGCAGCAGTCAATACAGATGGGTGGATTTATGCTGGTAAACTATGTTGCATTTTGAAATTGATACTTTATTCATTAGGGTGGTATCAACAGATCTACTTAGTAGTTTTGTGTTTGAGAGTGGGGCCACATTTTGAACAGATGAATGCCTTAGGAtgtagtttcattttttccatcacaAAAGGCAGGCATAGAGAATGAtactttaaatgaagaaaaagtagaagGTGGCCAcaggtctttttcttttggctctCTGGTCTCATTTCTTCTAATAAATGGCTAGAAGTTTCCTTCATGTGTACTATGCATTCAAACATGTATCTTCCAAGACTTCCATTTTAACCATCATGGTAGGTGATCATGACTTACTCAAAATGGggaaagtgttgttttttatgttgGAGAGGTTGAAAGGCTGGTTGGGGgggatttgccttttttttttcttgagattgGTCCTGTTGATCTTCAGAACCTTTGCAGGGAGCCGAGTGAATATAACAGCCTAAGTCTTCCAGCAAGACACTACAGTTTCTTTCAAACCACTGTCCTATTCACTAGAATAAAACCAAAGGAATAACCGTCAGCTATTTGTTGCCTGATACCATCgatgtttttcctgttttaacaAGCAATGTTAGCATGAGTGGATCACTGTTACAAGCATGGGCCTTTAGAGTAAAACCTTCTCCCTGACAATGATAATGGAAAACTTGCACTTTGGGGGAAATGGAACAGATTTTGCCCTGAAGTACTCAGTCTTTTGCAGGTACTGCTGATTATTAGGAATTAGGCTAAGAAACAGGTTAATAGGTCTGCATGGCTTCCAGTTGACTTGTGATGTAGGCAGAACAAATTATTTGACACCAAAGGAAAATGAGCTTATATTCCTCCTCGTAACAAAGATGTGCATGTATTTTCATCAATATATTGCTTTAAGTTCTTCTAACAGTGTAGAAAGGGCAATTTCTGTAggaaatttctcttttgtgtcCCTTGGACAATGAAGACTGGAAATGAACAATGAGATGTTGAATCGCATGTTGTAGACTTGCTTAAATGTACTGCTACCTTGGATTTTCTGGTATCCCTTAGAATATTATTAAGGACTCTTACTGTTTGGATTGTGGTCAGATGATTGGATTTGCTTGCTTCAAATGTCTATTTCTTATTGTGGAAGCCTGATTCCACAAACCTCCAGAAAGTTTCAGATAAGATACTTGCATTAATTCTTGAAAGAActttatatgttttatatttttgtgtgtgtgtatatgtgtatatatatatatatgtacacacataaGTGAAATACCTGTAGGATTTACTATAAAATTTTTCAGTATTCAATATCAaggtttatatttaaataaaaaaaacaatcccCAAACACTATGAATGTCAAAGTGTAAAAAGAGCAGGATTTCTATAATATGAGTTATAAATGCCTTATTTGAGAGTGGAGAGACTTGGACCTTTCCCAACCCCCATATACTGCATCAGAGCAACATCATgtgtttcccttcttccctaAGACCTGAagagcaaaatgattttgaaatttttgaaatCACACCTTTCTTACATTTTGTAGAGTGAGTTCTTTTGGCTTAAAAGTAGTTAGAAGTAAATTTCAAAGGgtctttttctgatttatggATAGTAAACGCTGTGGGAGGAGTAAGATGGAACTTTAACAAGTCATGTAGTCTGAAGGAAATTTTCAAATAATCTCCCTTGCCTCTCCTAAGGAATCTTGCTAATGTTGTTTTTCCCACCTGTAGACCAGGATTTGGTGTTGCTTCATTCACATGAGTTATCTTTGTAAAACTTCCGTTACTCAGGTCTTGGCATAGCAGGCTTAAATGCTGTATCCTTACAGAACAAAGGAACTCAAAGCAGGCTTCTGCTGTACTTTTGGATaatcaacttcttttttttcctgtttgttttttttaatggaatgtGGGCTTAGGAGAGAGCTATACCTACACTGCAGATAAAGTGAAGGAATCTGTTTAGGGTGATCACTGTGGAAGTCCTTTAATGTGATTTTGGTTTTAACCTAATTTCTCACTGTCTGAAAACTGCTGGGCTTCTTGCCATGATGCAGAATAATTGAAGCTCTGTTAAGCTGTAGAAAATTCTACCAACAGTAGCTGCacaacaaatgcattttaaacactgtagctttcttgcttttttttttgttgttcctgttGATTTGCTAGCCCTTACTCTGAGCCAGTCTGCCCTAAAAGTGATTCAGAACTAGAAGTTAAACCTGCTGAGAGCTTGCTCAGATCTGAATCTCACATGGAATGGACATGGGGAGGATTCCCAGAATCAACCAAGGTATCGTTATTTACTGTCTCAAACTCTGTGAACTGAATTTTGGCATATTTAAAATTGTGCACTACAAGTGGTTTGCaaatctgctgctgttcttcagaaTAATTCAGCTGAAGTAGGAAAGTAGCACCCCCTTGTGGCTGCCTGATAGTCGATGTTACTGAGTTCAAAAGCTGATCAGCGAAGTAATTCTTGAAAACTTTGTAGTGATGtaaaatttttgaatttttagaTAGAAACTGACGAAATCAACTCTGGAAAcagatttcctttattttaggATAAACTATAGTTCATTCCAGAGGAATGGTAGCCTTAATAGGTGGAATAAATTTTTTATCTAACAGGACAGCTGATTAACAGGACAGCTGATGGCATAAGCCCTATCACATCcttgtttatgcatttttcttgcCTTGTGTCATCATGTCAAGACTTGCCAGTTTCTTTATTAACTTGCTAATAAGCCAGtatgaagcttttcttttaggGAACTTTGCTAATAACGTAGGCCATGTTTTATGTTgataaaatacatgtttaaatTCTTACCCCGTTTACTTGTGATCAGGGCACCAAGCTTACTGACAAAATTACCCTTGAGTACAGGTTTAATGTTCAGaccagaataaaacaaatacatgaagTGAGAGGATTGACTGGAgtcttgtttttcagataagcaagaaagagaaactggaaCAGCCCAGAACAGCTACCATTACACCATCAGAAAAGACTCATTTTAGGGTCATCCTCAGCTCTGATGAAGTTGAAGATGATGATGTAGTGAAAGATTCTGTCTGTACGGTACTAAAACCTGAGCCAAGAACTCATCCTCTTCTTAAGCAAATGGATATTAAAGATTCTCTTGCTTCTGCAATCATAGAACCACAGGATTCCTTAACATTAGATGCTGACCATCATTCCAGACTGTTGGTAGACCCTCTACCAGAAACGaagccaacaacaaaaactgactCTCCTTCCAAAAAGAAAGGTATATAATAAAACTGATTATTTCCTTCATTGTAATCTACCAGATAGGGGCAGTAgtgaaaaaagcacaaatgtgccttttcattttttcctgaaaatcttTCAAGTCTTAATTGACTAAAACCATAATTAAATTCTTCAATTTATAAATGCTGTAAGTCTAAATCTTCCAAAAATATCTTCCAATAAATCTTCCAAAattatgtttgtatttaatGCGTCTGGATAGCTTCATCTCAGTAACCTTAATTGTTAAAATTAACAGGGGTGCACAAGCGAAGTCATCATCAGGGGCCTGATGATATTTACTTGGAGGACCTAAAGGCTTTGGAACCTGAAGTTGCAGCACTCTACTTTCCCAAAAGgtaattttaaactaaaattcCATGAACCTAGGCTTATACTGCAGTTGCACTATGTGAACAATTACATGTATGATTTAAGTGTCTCCAATAAGAGAATGGGACTTTAGGTTTCTAGGTGTTTGTGGAGAAGTTGGTCCTAATCTCATTGTGGAAATCAGTTTATGAATTGGCGAGAAACATGATTAAAGATCACGTGAGAGTTTATTACTGAGAGGCTTAAATCTTTGTAGAATCAgtatgttctgaaaatattgctAGCTCTAGATAACAcgcttcagtttatttttttacatgcCCTGTACATTCTTTCCAGctaattttttaatatcaaaacagacaaaaaagatCTCTTAAAATCTTCATGCAAGGATCAGTCTCAAAATTCACTCgttttgtattttatgaaatCTAAGCCTTCTAGGTATTTCTAAAATACTCTACGAAAGTCTTCCAAGACAGtcattcttctggaaaaatacaGCCTAATAAGGAAGAAGTGTCTAACTTCTGTTgacctgtgtttaaaaaaaaaaagtgcacgTTTCAGTTTTTGTGGGTCTGGGGGCAGGATTGATAGCAACAGGAGAACATAACTGTAAAAagctttagttttattttgttagttaCTAATAATTGTAACTTTAGATGACAGTGtggtatttttcttatttaaaagacAACCTATTGTagtttttttccaaacagtgtTCTAAAAACGTTAAGCAACGtcccttttccttcttattcttattctacAACATTCTGGTAAAGACTGAGGAGCATGGTATTGTTCTGTGACTATAGAATGTAGAGgaattttcctcatttaaatcCAGTTTTGTTGCAGacaaaagaaatgtcattatttCCCAATTTAGATGGACATTGGGAGGAGAATTGGACGCCATCAGTGGAGGTTAATAAAGGGTTTGCATGTGTGTCTgatttctctttattattaaatttatgtatttatgttgTAAAATGATGCAGGACGTTATAAAAATGCAACAGCAAAATCATTTTCGAGTAATCATACAGCATGTTCTGTAATCTAAAATCTATACATCTGTTTGCAAGTAAAATAATTATGGAAaatgtgattctttttttccttttttttttttttccctctcctatAGTGATTCTGATCCAGGCTTCAGGCAGTGGACCGAGTCAGATACCCTTTCTGGTTCTCAGTCACCCCAATCAGTAGGAAGCGCAGCTGCTGATAGTGGCACAGAGTGCATGTCTGATTCTGCGATGGACTTGCCTGATGTTACACTCTCACTTTGTGGAGGTCTCAATGAAAACGGGGAGATTTCTAAAGGTACGTGAGAAACTAAATCATAAACGGTAGTAAAGCTCAGGCAGTTAAATGAAGTGGCTTGAATACTCTCATTTCTACCTTACGAAGCTTTGGCCTATAATTAGGCTTATGTTGGGAAACACATTCAATTTTCTACAATTCTCAAGCATTTGCCAAGCAGAGGTTGTGGAATTTAGCCTTAAGTTAATCAAGAGCACACAGAGTCTTGAGAAACGCTTATCTCCTTTTTCATGTTACATATTATACATTTGACTAACCATTCTTATTTCTGTCTGCAGTTCCTTGTTTACTCCAATATAAATCTTCACAAACCGTATTCTTCCTAATTGCCTGGTGTTTTcctttggtggtgttttttagCCATTGAGAGACTAATATTATCTTGGACTATCTTATCTCCTGCTCTACTTTTCCCATCCTAAATGTTTGTTAACCTTTAGCTTTCTTACCTGGTGATTCTTCTCTCTTAGTGCTAACTTCAGTGCTAACAACATTAACTTCAGCATTGAAGTTGTATGCATTTTGAGTGAGCTTCTAGTAGTGCATAATTTTCATCAGTGTTTTTagtattacttttttaatgatCATCCCATCTCTTAAGTCATCAAGTGAAATTTACATGCATATTATGAACAAATCCTTCTTCTAGTTTCTTATTTCTTACTTCTTGTGACTGTTAAAGTGTTATGAGGCTTTCCCTGCTACTGAGAAGGCAGTCAGACTCTTGACAGGTAGGCCACATTAGTGTATCTTGAGTGATGCTGCAAAATTAGCAAAGACTCTGAAACAGCAAAGCATTTTCCTAGATACAGACTAATCAGACATCTTAGGATTTTATATTACTAATTTTAATCCAAATCCGCTTCTATTGCAGAAAAGTTCATGGAACATATTATTACTTACCATGAATTTGCTGAAAACCCTGGACTCATAGACAATCCTAATTTGGTAATAAGGATTTACAACAGGTAAGTTCTCTGTatcataaaattaattcataGAGAAACATACTTAAAATCTACCATATAAAGTGAGTGCATTTCTCAGCTTccattttgatttattttttgatggaTCTGCTTCTTGGtcataaagaaaatgcttaaagCTAAATTTAATGCAAGCTTTTAGCTCAATATCAAAGTGAGATTTCGTTTCAGCACTGATGTTGGTGTGTATATTAAAATAAGTCCACTTGCAACAAACTTTAGTTGTTGGCAGGAAACGTATCTTTTCATCAAGAAAAGGGCAGTCTGCACACTGGTATTTATTTACCTCTGTTCAGGTTTTGTAATAACTTATcaataatgtgttttaaaacaggTATTATAACTGGGCGTTGGCTGCTCCAATGATTCTGAGTTTGCAAGTGTTTCAGAAAAGTTTGCCTAAGGTAAATGAGATGTATCCttctttaaagattttgtaTGTAGTAATACATGGttatctttttattctgttttttctacACGAACTTAAAAACATGCCTATTTTTTCAGGCTACTGTTGAGTCTTGGGTCAAAGAAAAGATGCCAAAGAAGTCTGGAAGGTGGTGGTTCTGGCGCAAGAGAGAAAGCATGACTAAACAGGTAATTGACTTATATTTTCCTCATCTATTAAAAGATTCTAAAACTCCGTTTGTCAAAAGTGCCTCAGAACACTGCTCATACAGATCTGTCACTGACTGCCAGCTGGGAGTTATTCACTGTTGCAGTAGCTATTGCTATTACTGAACATTTCATCTCAAATACtacataatttttcattgttcctAGTTACTTCAACAATTTATTCAGCTTTTGCACAGTATTCTTCAAATCCTTTGTTCTAAGCCATAAGCTTAGTCAAGTCAAAGCTACTCTTCAGTCACTGCAATATGTTTTAGGAATTTATACACAAATTAAGTAGGTGCACAGTAGATGTTATGCTGAGACACCCCATTTTAGATTAAATTATCTAAACCTTGAATATGtcttaaattttctcttttttaaaaatctgatttttataAGCTTAGAGATTGACTTTCCTTTAATGCTAAATTCATCACGTTAAACTAGTATTTCTCAGTTTCTGGTGcgtggagtgttttttttttccttggtagACCAAAAAGCTTTAACAGATCACTTCTTCATAAGGAGCCTTTTgttaaataatttacagaatAAGTGATTCTGAGACTTGATGTAGCGTATGTACTATACTGATAGCTGTTTGCTTACATATGAACTGTTGAGTTCACTtggatcattttaaaatgcttaaatatcAATATGTTCTTTATTGTCATGTTGCTTTAGATACCAGAGGCAAAAGAGGGGAAGTCTGAGGCGCAAAGAGCAAATGAACTGCCAGCAACTATAAAAGAGCAAGTTAATAGTAGGTGTGTTCCTGCCTGAAGACTATTTTGTGTACTGAATAGTCTCTCcgtctttctctctctcctttcctcttttgtcccctccctccctctctctctcgAGGAAGAATTCAGTAGGAGTTCACTGTGGGAGAAACGTTTTCCTCTAAGCTATTGAAGAGAAGCCAGATGTGTTTGGCAAACAACTCAACAAAATTATGTGGCAGTAAACATTGTAGGAACTACAAATACACTACAGTTATGTCCTGAATCCTATTGTTTTTACTTCCTAAATCCCGATGTAACTGACAGAACAACAAAGACATATATGGTAACCTTTAGCAATGGGTCACCACCCTATAATTTACTAGTGCGATTGTTTGAGATATCATTTGATGTTCTTTTGTATAACTGTAATATTCTTTGAATAACTTAAaccatctgcattttttgtaacatgaaataattgaaacaataaaatagcattaattACAGTACACAAGTTGCCCAAGATTGTAATGGGAAACTAGCAGTATTTAGCACAAAATTGTTTCAGTCTAAATATGTACACTCATTTTCCCATGATTTTATGAAGATacttgtaaatgtttttgtccTTAAGATTTAAGAAACTGAATATACTGTGAAATTCAGATAAATTAAATGCTACTTTTAATCTTAAAATCTCTaattagcagaaaaacaaatctgaataaCCTTAAAAGGTGAGCTACTCTGCTAATTTATCAcgtagaattaaaaaatgtagCGACTGtgacagcttttctttaaaaacaggacACTATTACTCTCAGTATCCCTTTTCATCTGCAGTATACTTAATTATTCAACACAGTATTAGTGACCACTTGACACTGTCTTTACTAATTTTATCATGTGTGGATCCAGCTAGACTATGCATAGTAATACTTAGAGCTTCATCAACAGTAGCATGCTTTACAAGTCTTATTTGCTTATAGGCATGTACTGACTTTTTCTGGGCATGAAATAGACTTTGGACTTTGTTAATCACTGCTATCAGGCTAGTAGTGAATCCTTGGCATAACCAGAACTTAATCTTGCGTAGGAATGTTTTACCATTAAAGACAGATTTTCTGGCGCTTACATTTATTCTCTTTGATGTCATGTTAGACCTCCAGAAGATGACTCTTCTAGTGATGAAGCATCACAAGAGTTGAAGGAATCCTTGAAAATAGATTCTACAGTAGAGCATCCAACCCATGGGAACATTCCATCTTACAAGAAGTCACTTAGACTCTCTTCAGACCAAATAGTAAGTGGCATGCCTTCCTTGCACATGGGATGCGTCATAGTTCTATTCTTTGTTTGACTGTaaaagttggattttttttctcattgttacAAGGTaagtataaatacatttcacaaaGGCAAAAATGCTATTGGCTTACTCTTTCAGCAGTAGAAAAAAGGAATGGggaaatttaaaatgcaatgtttagttttcttttcaaatttaaaatttaagtattttcaatTGCTAGTATGGGCagctgcattattattttttttaaggatcatgattctgtattttgattttaaaaaatatgttgccAAAAAAGTGACATAGTCACTTTCTGCAATTTGGATATCCCGGGATCTTAACTGTATATCTAAGTTGGTGTGCTGTTTATTCGTTTCAATCTAATTTACAAGTTCCTTCTGCTGGCTAAATATATGATCTCCATCACGGAAGAATTTTGAGGAAAGCACCCACTAGGTAGAAAATGCCATTGCATGCTTGGTTGTTTACACATTTACTAAACAGATCAGTTATTTATATGCTAACGTGTTAGCAAATAGTATTTGCTAATAATGTAAGCCTATGGTAATAACAAGaattaaaataggaaagagTCAAACACTTTTTGTTACTGCTGTAGTCAGTGCTGCTGTAATCAAATATAGAACTTGTGGGCAAATACATGTAGCCAGTACAAAACAGACTTTACCGGTGAAATTGTGCCATTGTTAAACCATGGTTCACTTTTTTGAAGAGTTGATCAAAGTAGAGGAGGAAGATTATAGAAGCCTTTTTCTGAGAGTTTATTTATGATTCTAAAAATTCtatatttcaatttattctAAAGGCGAAGCTGAAACTCAGAGATGGCCCTAATGATGTTGTATTTAGTATTACAACCCAGTATCAAGGGACTTGCCGTTGTGCAGGAACAATATATCTCTGGAACTGGAATGACAAAATCATCATATCAGACATTGATGGAACAATAACCAAGtaaataccattttttctttttctttgtattcgATATGTTATCTTGCTTTATTGATGCTATCCTGCTTTTCAAGATCAGATAAAGAAGCTCGATTTAAGGTGacttaacatttttaacagctATAAGAAATACTTGTTGCTTTGATTTCAATTTGTACAGCAAACTAGAAAATCTCTTTTAAGAGACTAGTGTGACTAGCGTGTGGCAACTGCCCTTTCAGTCAGACTTCTCTCGGTTTAGCAACTATAGGTTAACTTGGAAACTGACCTGTGCTTTATGGCCTATCTAGTACTAACTAGTAGATACTAATTAGTACTATATCTAGTACcatttctcatttgaaatgGTTAGGACCTTCTGCAGAggtatttctgtaaatactcATAAATTGTTTATTCATTAATAGTTGTCTTTAACGAAACTCATACAGTTAGTTTCACCTAtctccaattttctttttaggtcTGATGCTTTAGGACATATCCTCCCTCAGTTTGGCAAGGACTGGACTCATCAGGGCATTGCAAAACTCTATCATTCCATAAATGAGTGAGTATGTGATTTATGAGCAACTAGGGCTTTCTGGAATTTGGGAATTAATGGGCAGGTAATTGAATTGCTGTTAATAATTTTGCAATCCAGTACGATGTGTTGGTCTAAATGATGGAAGGGAGCTACTTCTGTCATATACAAACAAAACTAAGTTTTTCCCTCAGATGTATACTTCAATAGGAATGAAAGCCAACACTTTCACTAGttcctttttcaaatgtttgatTCTGCATTTGAGTTCTTAAAAACTGTATAATACCGTTGTGGCTATGAGAGAGAACCATAATAGAAATAGCTTCGCAAACAGTCATGCATATGTTTATTTTCACCAACTCAGGTTAATCACAAAGTCTTTACAAGCATGGCACACTGTAAATTCAAACCTAAACAGTGTCCTCCCAATATctaaatattctgtgttttactGTTTGCTATCAAAGTCAAGTGAACTCTCCTTAGGATGCATTTTTGTGTTCTGAAATGAACCTAATTAATAACTTGCCACTGACACAAAGGCTAGCAGCCTGGTTCAAGTTCTGTCACTCACTTCGCTGTGCTTCTGAAGTAAGCTAACGCCATCCAGCAAATCAGCAATTTCCCCATCTGCTCTCTGGGTTAGTCACCTGAATGTGCTCACCTTGTCTACAAGAGCCTGCAGAGGCAGCTCATGTGACTagaagagggaaggagatgaAAGATGATTTCACTGTTGTAGCAGTGGTGAGGTATTTAAATCAGAAGTATAGTGAACCACAGCCTTACAAATGTAGTGTGCAGTTAAGAGGAATATAGCCTTATCGTATCTATGTCCAAGAACTTTATGCAGAATATAGCTTCGTTGTTTCTCTCCCTTAGATTTGGTCATTCGTTTAACAAACTTTCAAACAAACCAtaccaaaaaaacacatgcattgACGCTAGAAATAATAATTCGTATTGAGGATAACAGGATGGCTAACTGTTAAAACACTTTGTCATCCActtaaaataatccatttttaTCTTTGGTTTAATGTTtaatagtttttctttccactaaAATAAATCTGGGGTCTTggcaatcctttttttttgtgtgtgtggtgttaCACAGAGCTAAATTTTGTCTCTGGCCCCATGCAGTCTGTGGAAGATAACCAGAACTTTGTTTTGTGCTCAGTGTATAATAGAAGAGTAATTTTGGAATTATTTGCCAAATTGAATCATGTCTTTGAAAATGCACATAAACACTCGAGCCTTTTGTGTATGCAGTAACTGTGTACAAATCTGTTTAACAGATGGATCTACGGagtctgtaggaaaaaaattaggGGCCTGATGAATGCTGCTTGTGCTTCCTTTGCTATGAGTTGCAAATTCTGGTAACAatctggaggggaaaaacaaaaaaccaaaaacaccacaacaacaacaaaaacaacaaacaagacAGGAGATCTGGTATCCAATATTATGGAAACTGGGTGAAACCAATGTGACATTTATCTAAACAGATCTGAGTCCATCTAAATATGTAATCTTAGTATTACCATCCTTGTTCTTCTTGCATTTCCTGTTTCTCAGTTTTGATTGAGTCGTGTTTTCAAACTATTACATGCTGTTCTGATTTTATAATAGCAGAACAGTCTTTTTCCTAGGAGTTTGTGAAGCTCACTGCAGGAAGTCAGTACCTAAACTGGTGCCTCTGGATGCTGCTGGTACAGAATGCCTGCGTTGACAAATATcttcagcaggaaaatgaaCCAAGttggtatttcttttccagaaatggTTACAAGTTTCTGTACTGTTCTGCCCGTGCCATTGGAATGGCAGATATAACTAGAGGATACCTACACTGGGTGAATGACAAAGGAACAATTCTTCCCAGGGGACCTCTCATGTTGTCCCCCAgcagtttattttctgcatttcatagGTAAGCATGTGGGATTTCAGACATCCATTCCCTCCTCATCTCAGAGTaggaagcaaattaaaaaagactTGGGATGCTGATCATTATAACTGTGTATCCAAACATTCTGCTCTGTGCTTGGCTTGCTACTGACGCTTAGTGCCCCTCTAGTGATCACTTATAGGCTATTTGTATGAATTTCACTTGAAATATACTTTTGTTTCTACGGACACATTAGATGTGGCTGCTAAACAGAAAATACCTGTCACAGAGCAGCTTGTTTTCTACTTTCTATATTCTTCCAATCTGTTAGTGATTACTATTAGGTTCTGCTTTCATCAGTGCTCCTATGcaagacagatttaaaaaaaaaaaaaaaaaagaaaactggggAATATAGACTGTTAAACTAAGTGATCTTGCAATACTGGGAGTGTTCCATACGTGACTGCTTACAGATGGGTATGGAATTTAGCTGTGGCTCATCCCAGCCAATCTTTTGAACCAGCTACAGTCTGCCTCATTTTTGATGGGAAGAGCTAATAGCGTAAAAgtctttttgttcattttattattactattattaaaagcaaacaactgAGTCATGGCGAACAATGACAGCAGCTTCTGTTGTGGTCACTTAATCGTCCTGCAGATTTTTCAGAGGCAGGAATGGTAACAAGCTTATGTGTAAT
Protein-coding sequences here:
- the LPIN2 gene encoding phosphatidate phosphatase LPIN2 isoform X4 — translated: MNYVGQLAGQVLVTVKELYKGINQATLSGCIDVIVVRQQDGTYQCSPFHVRFGKLGVLRSKEKVIDIEINGDAVDLHMKLGDNGEAFFVQETEEENEKVPAYLATSPIPTEDQFFKDSDNHLKSGENERTCANSEIPHSVEPETVFTPGSVKKKKRRRKKYKQDTRKEDQMSSTGTEEIFEMEISSDDEKSVQPLRGSSNSSPKGEEQKESLIYHSKDHYPLSDGDWSPLDNPYSEPVCPKSDSELEVKPAESLLRSESHMEWTWGGFPESTKISKKEKLEQPRTATITPSEKTHFRVILSSDEVEDDDVVKDSVCTVLKPEPRTHPLLKQMDIKDSLASAIIEPQDSLTLDADHHSRLLVDPLPETKPTTKTDSPSKKKGVHKRSHHQGPDDIYLEDLKALEPEVAALYFPKSDSDPGFRQWTESDTLSGSQSPQSVGSAAADSGTECMSDSAMDLPDVTLSLCGGLNENGEISKEKFMEHIITYHEFAENPGLIDNPNLVIRIYNRYYNWALAAPMILSLQVFQKSLPKATVESWVKEKMPKKSGRWWFWRKRESMTKQIPEAKEGKSEAQRANELPATIKEQVNSRPPEDDSSSDEASQELKESLKIDSTVEHPTHGNIPSYKKSLRLSSDQIAKLKLRDGPNDVVFSITTQYQGTCRCAGTIYLWNWNDKIIISDIDGTITKSDALGHILPQFGKDWTHQGIAKLYHSINENGYKFLYCSARAIGMADITRGYLHWVNDKGTILPRGPLMLSPSSLFSAFHREVIEKKPEKFKIECLNDIKNLFAPSKQPFYAAFGNRPNDVYAYMQVGVPDCRIFTVNPKGELIQERTKGNKSSYYRLSELVEYVFPLLNKEQSSAFPCPEFSSFCYWREPLPDLNMEDLA
- the LPIN2 gene encoding phosphatidate phosphatase LPIN2 isoform X3, with protein sequence MNYVGQLAGQVLVTVKELYKGINQATLSGCIDVIVVRQQDGTYQCSPFHVRFGKLGVLRSKEKVIDIEINGDAVDLHMKLGDNGEAFFVQETEEENEKVPAYLATSPIPTEDQFFKDSDNHLKSGENERTCANSEIPHSVEPETVFTPGSVKKKKRRRKKYKQDTRKEDQMSSTGTEEIFEMEISSDDEKSVQPLRGSSNSSPKGEEQKESLIYHSKDHYPLSDGDWSPLDNPYSEPVCPKSDSELEVKPAESLLRSESHMEWTWGGFPESTKISKKEKLEQPRTATITPSEKTHFRVILSSDEVEDDDVVKDSVCTVLKPEPRTHPLLKQMDIKDSLASAIIEPQDSLTLDADHHSRLLVDPLPETKPTTKTDSPSKKKGVHKRSHHQGPDDIYLEDLKALEPEVAALYFPKSDSDPGFRQWTESDTLSGSQSPQSVGSAAADSGTECMSDSAMDLPDVTLSLCGGLNENGEISKEKFMEHIITYHEFAENPGLIDNPNLVIRIYNRYYNWALAAPMILSLQVFQKSLPKATVESWVKEKMPKKSGRWWFWRKRESMTKQIPEAKEGKSEAQRANELPATIKEQVNSSRKTNLNNLKRPPEDDSSSDEASQELKESLKIDSTVEHPTHGNIPSYKKSLRLSSDQIAKLKLRDGPNDVVFSITTQYQGTCRCAGTIYLWNWNDKIIISDIDGTITKSDALGHILPQFGKDWTHQGIAKLYHSINENGYKFLYCSARAIGMADITRGYLHWVNDKGTILPRGPLMLSPSSLFSAFHREVIEKKPEKFKIECLNDIKNLFAPSKQPFYAAFGNRPNDVYAYMQVGVPDCRIFTVNPKGELIQERTKGNKSSYYRLSELVEYVFPLLNKEQSSAFPCPEFSSFCYWREPLPDLNMEDLA